A genomic segment from Bacillus cereus G9842 encodes:
- a CDS encoding response regulator transcription factor gives MKVLIADDEQDMLRILKAYFEKEGFEVLLAKDGEEALQMFYDEKIDLAILDWMMPKHSGITVCQEIKKNSSVKVLMLTAKSESEDELAALQSGADEYVKKPFHPGVLITRAKKLIQHDDIIQVQDVKINFAKNKVYKNDIELEITKTELELIKCFLNHKGTILTRKKLLDIVWGFDYFGEERTVDTHVRRLRKKIGENIIKTHRGLGYSLEEQSE, from the coding sequence ATGAAAGTTTTAATTGCAGATGACGAACAAGATATGTTAAGAATTTTAAAAGCTTATTTTGAAAAAGAAGGCTTCGAAGTTTTATTAGCGAAAGACGGAGAGGAAGCACTTCAAATGTTTTATGATGAAAAAATTGATTTAGCAATTTTGGATTGGATGATGCCGAAACATAGTGGTATTACTGTCTGTCAGGAAATAAAAAAGAATTCAAGCGTAAAAGTGTTAATGCTTACGGCGAAAAGTGAAAGCGAAGATGAATTAGCAGCGCTTCAAAGTGGGGCAGATGAGTACGTAAAAAAACCATTTCATCCAGGAGTACTAATTACACGAGCGAAAAAGCTTATTCAGCATGATGATATTATTCAAGTACAAGATGTAAAGATAAATTTCGCCAAAAATAAAGTATATAAAAATGATATAGAGTTAGAAATTACAAAAACAGAGCTCGAATTAATAAAATGCTTTTTAAATCATAAAGGAACGATTTTAACTCGTAAAAAATTGCTAGATATTGTATGGGGATTTGACTATTTTGGAGAAGAGAGAACTGTTGATACACATGTAAGAAGGCTGCGTAAAAAAATTGGAGAAAATATTATTAAGACGCATCGCGGGCTGGGCTATAGTTTGGAGGAACAAAGTGAATAA